The Polaribacter sp. MED152 region TTTGATGTAAATAATTCTAATCGATTAATTTTTGTAGCAAGGTGAATTACATTCTATTAATTATATCTGTTTTATTTGGTGCGCTGCTGGTTTTGTATAAAAAACCGAATAAAAATATTGTTCGATTATTATTGGCTTTTAGTGGTTCATACCTTCTATCAGTAACCATTTTACATTTATTACCAGATGTCTACACCATTACTTCAAGCGATAATTTAATAGGTATATTAATCTTAATAGGTATCATTTTACAGTCGGTTTTAGAATCATTTTCTAAAGGTGCAGAACATGGGCATATTCATATTCATTCAGATAATAAAAAATTTCCTACACTATTATTTGTGAGTTTGTGTATACACGCATTTTCTGAAGGATTACCCATTCATAATGCAGATGAAAATTTACTTTGGGCTATAATTGTTCATAAAATCCCGATTGCAATTGTACTAACTACCTTTTTACTCCATGCTAAATACAGCAAAAAAATAGTATTTACTTTCTTAACATTATTCGCTTTAATGAGTCCTTTAGGCTTGTTATTGGGAGATAAGATTAATTTCTTTCAAGCATATAATACAGAAATTACTGCGCTAATTATTGGAGTATTTTTACATATTTCAACAATAATTTTATTTGAAAGTACAGAAAATCATAAGTTTAATTTTCAGAAATTTTTGGCAATAATTTTAGGAATTGTCCTTACGCTAATAACTTTGTAGAACGATCTTCACCCTGAACGGGTTGAACTTTAATTGGCAACCTCATTTATGAATTTAATTCGCATTAAACGTAATTCATCCTCATCATAATCACCATCAAATTCATCTAAAGCTTCTTGTATTTTATCGGTTTCAGCTTCCATAAAATATTCATGAATTTCTTCTTGCTGATCTTCATCTAACAAATCATCTAAGGCATAATTAATGTCTAATTTAGTTCCAGAAAAAATAATTCTTTCCATCTCTTTAATTAGTTCATTAATTTCTAATCCTTTCGACTTTGCAATATCTTCTAAAGGTAATTTTCTGTCTGTATTCTGAATGATGTAAAGCTTTAATCCAGAATTTACACCAGTACTTTTTACGATTAAATCATCTGGTCTTAAAACATCGTTTTCTTTTACGTAAGTTTCAATAAGTTTTACAAAATCTTTACCAAATTTTCTAGCCTTACCTTCACCTACTCCATGAACTTTGGAAAGTTCTT contains the following coding sequences:
- a CDS encoding ZIP family metal transporter, which gives rise to MNYILLIISVLFGALLVLYKKPNKNIVRLLLAFSGSYLLSVTILHLLPDVYTITSSDNLIGILILIGIILQSVLESFSKGAEHGHIHIHSDNKKFPTLLFVSLCIHAFSEGLPIHNADENLLWAIIVHKIPIAIVLTTFLLHAKYSKKIVFTFLTLFALMSPLGLLLGDKINFFQAYNTEITALIIGVFLHISTIILFESTENHKFNFQKFLAIILGIVLTLITL